GAGGCCTATATGGCCGCGATCCGCGAGGGCGGCGCCACGCCCTCGCGTGACTGGGCGGTCAACTGACAGCGGGGGCGCGGGTCCGCGCCCCCCATCATCAGCTTTCGGGAGGACATGAGATGTTGCAATCCGACGAACTGCCCGCCGCTTCGACCGGCGCGGCGCTGCGGGCGTTCAATCAGGTCTCGGGCGCCCTCTCGGCGCTTGGCACGGTCTGGATCTTCGTCCTGATGCTGCTCATCTGCGCCGATGTGGCCGGGCTGGCGATCTTCTCGCGCCCGCTTTACGGCGTGGTCGAGCTGGTCGAGCAGACCATCGTGCCGGTGGTCTTCCTGCAACTGGCCCATGCGCTGGCGCGGGGACGCCTGACCCGCGCCGATTTCCTCTACGGTCCCCTGACCAAATCCGACCCGGCGGCGGCGGGGCTGCTGGACCTCGTGTTCCTCATGATCGGAGCCGCACTGTTCGCGGCGCTTGGCTGGGTGCTGTGGGGCGACTATGCCGATGCCTGGCGGGGCGGAGACTATATCGGTTCGACCGGCATCTTCACCATGCCGACATGGCCCTTCAAGCTGCTGACCGCGATCGGCTGCCTCGCCACCACCATCCAGTTCGTGCTGGAAGCCGTTGAAACCGCGCGCCGCCTGCCACAGCTTCTGACGCAGCGGGGGCGCTGGCTGGTGCCGGTGGCCCTGGGCATCCTCGCCTTCGCCGCCGCCGTCGCCCTGGTCGCACTGGGCGATGTCAGCCGCATCGGGCTGGGGCTCTTGGCCATCGTCGCGCTGCTGGTGCTGCTGATGGCCGGGATGCATGTGGCGGTGGTGCTGGGCATCGTCGGCGTGGTGGCGATCTGGCTGATCCGCGACAACCCGAACGTGGCGCTGAACGCGCTGAAGACCTCGGCCACCGGCACGATCAACAAGTTCGATTTCGGCGTGGTGCCGCTGTTCGTGCTGATGGGTCTCTTCACCGATATTTCCGATATCGGCCGCGATGCCTATCGCGTGGCGGCGTGGTGGACGCGCAAGCTGCTGGGCGGCCTCGGCATTGCCACCGTCGCTGCCAATGCGGTCTTCGCGGCTGTGACCGGCATTTCCATTGCCTCCTCGGCCATCTTCTCGCGCGTCGCGGTGCCGCAGATGATCGCCCATGGCTATACCCCGCGTTTCGCCACCGGCACGGTCGCCGGCTCCTCGGTGCTGGGCATGCTGATCCCGCCGAGCCTCTTGCTGATCATCTATGGCTTCGTCACCGAAACCTCGGTCGGCAAGCTGTTCCTCGCCGCGCTGATCCCCGGCCTCATGATGGCGATCATCTTCTGCGTCACCATCCTGCTTCTGGCGAAGTTCCGCCCCGATTTCGTCGGCCAGCCCACCGGCAATGACGATCTTGAGCCGGAGACGCTGGTCAGTTCCGCCCGCCGGCTGCTGCCCATCGCGGTGCTGGTCTCGATCGTCCTCGGCGGCATCTACCTGGGCTTCTTCACGCCCACGCAGGCCGGCGCGGTCGGGGCGTTCGCCACGCTGATCGTGACCGTGCTGCGCCGACGGCTGACCCGTGCCGCATTGTGGAACGTGCTGCGCGAGACCGGGCAGATCAGCGTCACCGTGCTGTCGCTGGTGATCGGCGCCAGCGTGCTGACCAAGGCGCTGGTCATGTCCACCCTGCCCGCCGTCATGGTGCAATATGCGGTCGATTCTGGCTTTGGCCTCTGGGGGGTGATGGCGCTGTTCCTGCTGGTCGTCATCGTCATGGGGATGTTCCTCGACTCGACCTCGATCATTGTCATCACCGTGCCCATCGTCGCGCCGCTGATCGTCACCCTCGGCACCGCCACCATCGGCCCCGACGTGCTGATCTGGTTCGGCCTCATTACCGTTATCGCGGTCGAGATGGGGCTGTTGACACCCCCTTTCGGGATCAGCGTCTTCGTGGTGAAAAGCACCGTGGGCGACCTGTGCAGCCTGCAGGACGTGTTCATCGGCGTGATGCCCTATGTGCTGGCCATGGCGGTTCTGATCCTGATCTGCATGGCCTTCCCGGTGGTGGTGACCGGGATCCTCTAGCAGAGCATCCCGCCACTGGTCAGCGCCACCGGCAGGCCATAGGCCCGCCACAGCGCCAGACCGGCGACCAGCAGAGCCATGAGCCCGGCCGCCAGCAAAAACCGCTGCGGCCGGGTCAATGGTGCCAGCCCGCCGTTCATGCCACGGCCTCGCGCCGCAGCAATGGCGCGTCCTTGATCGGCCAGTTCAGCGCGGCGGCCAGCACGGCGATGACGATGGAAAGCTGCCAGGCGAGGTCATAGGAGCCGGTGACGCGGTAGGCATAGCCCGCGCCCCAGGCCCCGAAGAACGATCCGATCTGGTGCGACAGGAAGACGATGCCGAACAGCATCGACATGTGGCGGATGCCGAAGATCTGCCCCACCAGCCCGCTGGTCAGCGGCACGGTGCCAAGCCACAGGAAGCCCATGGCACAGGCGAAGACCGTGGCGCTGAGCGGCGTGATCGGGAAGGCGAGGAACAGCGCCATGACGACAGCCCGGCCCAGGTAGATCGCCGCCAGCACATGCTTCTTGCGCCAGCTGTCCGCCGACATGCCGAAGACATAGGAGCCGAGGATGTTGAACAGCCCGACCAGCGCCAACGCCCGCGCACCGATCGAGGGGTCCAGCCCCTTGTCGACCAAAAAGGCCGGCAGGTGGGTGCCGATGAAGGCGACGTGGAAGCCGCAGACGAAGAAGCCGGCGTTCAGCAGCCAGAAGCCCGAATGGCCGGCGGCCTCGCGCAGCGCCTCGCCGAGACCCTGCGCCGGGGCGGTCTGCATCGTGGAGGGCGTGGCAGGGCGACCGGCGATGCCGATGGCCAGCGCCACCATCACTGCCGCCAGCCCGGCATAGATCAGCAGCGTCTCGCGCCAGCCAAAGGCGCCGATCAGCCCCTGCGCCACCGGCACCAG
This region of Paracoccus zhejiangensis genomic DNA includes:
- a CDS encoding MFS transporter; the protein is MSPAPNPPLIPCNPWIVLICAAALVTIAMGIRQSFGLFLRPIELETGIGREAFGLAIAVQNLILGLAQPFVGALADKHGAGRVAAIGGALYALGLALSATVSTALGLNLTLGGLVGISMAGVTFVVAIGAAVRAVPPERRGLAAGIVTAGGSVGQFLLVPVAQGLIGAFGWRETLLIYAGLAAVMVALAIGIAGRPATPSTMQTAPAQGLGEALREAAGHSGFWLLNAGFFVCGFHVAFIGTHLPAFLVDKGLDPSIGARALALVGLFNILGSYVFGMSADSWRKKHVLAAIYLGRAVVMALFLAFPITPLSATVFACAMGFLWLGTVPLTSGLVGQIFGIRHMSMLFGIVFLSHQIGSFFGAWGAGYAYRVTGSYDLAWQLSIVIAVLAAALNWPIKDAPLLRREAVA
- a CDS encoding TRAP transporter large permease subunit, whose product is MLQSDELPAASTGAALRAFNQVSGALSALGTVWIFVLMLLICADVAGLAIFSRPLYGVVELVEQTIVPVVFLQLAHALARGRLTRADFLYGPLTKSDPAAAGLLDLVFLMIGAALFAALGWVLWGDYADAWRGGDYIGSTGIFTMPTWPFKLLTAIGCLATTIQFVLEAVETARRLPQLLTQRGRWLVPVALGILAFAAAVALVALGDVSRIGLGLLAIVALLVLLMAGMHVAVVLGIVGVVAIWLIRDNPNVALNALKTSATGTINKFDFGVVPLFVLMGLFTDISDIGRDAYRVAAWWTRKLLGGLGIATVAANAVFAAVTGISIASSAIFSRVAVPQMIAHGYTPRFATGTVAGSSVLGMLIPPSLLLIIYGFVTETSVGKLFLAALIPGLMMAIIFCVTILLLAKFRPDFVGQPTGNDDLEPETLVSSARRLLPIAVLVSIVLGGIYLGFFTPTQAGAVGAFATLIVTVLRRRLTRAALWNVLRETGQISVTVLSLVIGASVLTKALVMSTLPAVMVQYAVDSGFGLWGVMALFLLVVIVMGMFLDSTSIIVITVPIVAPLIVTLGTATIGPDVLIWFGLITVIAVEMGLLTPPFGISVFVVKSTVGDLCSLQDVFIGVMPYVLAMAVLILICMAFPVVVTGIL